A stretch of Geomonas oryzisoli DNA encodes these proteins:
- a CDS encoding DUF1653 domain-containing protein codes for MAVAPGRYRHYKGNYYEVIGTARHSETEEPMVVYRPLYGEGGLWVRPEAMFLETVLVDGKPVPRFSPCPED; via the coding sequence CGGGACGGTACCGCCACTACAAAGGGAATTACTACGAAGTTATCGGCACGGCCAGGCACAGCGAGACCGAGGAGCCCATGGTCGTGTACCGCCCCCTCTACGGCGAGGGGGGGCTCTGGGTGCGTCCCGAGGCGATGTTCCTGGAGACCGTGCTCGTGGACGGCAAGCCGGTACCGCGCTTCAGCCCCTGCCCGGAAGATTGA